The Stigmatella ashevillena genomic sequence GGCGGTTAGCGGCGGATGGAAATCGCGCCGAGCTCACTGCTCAGTTGGTTCTGCCACGCCAGGTCACCCACCAGCACGCCCTCGGCGGCGATGATGTGGCCCTGCTTGCTCGGGGTATTCACCTCGAAGTTGAACACCTCCCGCTTGGTTCGCTCGAAGGAGAGGGTGTTTACCCTCACGATTGAGCCATCCAGCCCGACGAACTCGGCACCGGCGCTCAGGGTCTTGGCTTCCACAACCCGTCCATCGCTCAGCAACATGCCGTGGTTCTGCGTCACCTTCAGATCATGCCCGTTGCTCAGGCTGAAGACGTAGAGGGCCGGCAGCTCCTTGCCATGCGTGAGCGCCTTGACGGACTGTGACTTCATGCCGGGCTTGCTCAGCCTCGACGTCTCGTCCAAGGCCGCCAGCTTCGTGTCCGCCTTGACATCCTTGGCGGCAATCCACTTGTTGGAGGCCCCATTCACGCTCTCGGTGAGGATGAGCGCATTGGCCTCGAAGCAGCCGCACTTACAGATGGCGCCGATCTGGTTGTGGCGGTCCACCACCGGGTAGTAGCCATTGGCCAGACCCCAGCTATACGCCGCCGAGGTGATGAGTTGCATGGAAAGGGCGTAGCTGAGATCGGCGTTGCACTGGTCCTGCGAGGCTGCCCCCGAGCAGCGACCTTCGTTGGAGCCCGCGAGGCTCTGAAAGGTGGCCAGGGACATCCCAGGCTCTGTGCCGCCTCCCCCGCCCCCTCCCCCTCCCCCTCCTCCACCACAGTTCTTGCCCATCCCCAGTTGTAGCTCCGCCTCACAAGGCACCTGGTAGAGGTCTTGCTGAGCGCCATTGAGGGTTTCGTCCTCGCCGGTTCCTGGCGCCTGATCGCAACCCACGATTGTAAGGCTCAGACCTAGGCAAACAGCCAACGTCGCCAGACTACGATCCATGTGGGACTCCATATGACGGCTTGAGGTTGAGCTTGAGGGGCCGATGCCCCCCTATGCGCTCGGCTGCGGGAGGGCACCTCTGCCAATGGACGTGGAGTGCTGCAGGATGTCGCTCTTTGCCTGAATTACACCCTAAGTCCTAGTTGGTTTGCAAGCCGAATCTCAATTTACCACCACACGGTATTCCTGAGCCTCCTGCGGCAAAGTCCTGGGATTGGGTTCTGCCCTGGACGGGCTGCGGTGTACGTGGTCGACGTCACCCAAAACCTTCCGAAATACGGAATCGATCAAAAACGCCTGGGGAAAACGCTGTGGATTCGCCTTCACCGTGGAGCGGGCCCGCGTGGCCCACCAGTTCTACACGGTGAAGAGCTGGGTGGGCTTCACCTTCACGTACACGCAGCGCGCGAATCGACTCGCCAAGACGCGCGGCGTCGCCGAGGAGTTCTTCACCTCGGCGCAGGCCGACGCGGCGCTTGAGCTGCTACGTCCCAGCACCATCCGCGGCTGACGCGCGGAAGAACAT encodes the following:
- a CDS encoding Hint domain-containing protein; translated protein: MDRSLATLAVCLGLSLTIVGCDQAPGTGEDETLNGAQQDLYQVPCEAELQLGMGKNCGGGGGGGGGGGGGTEPGMSLATFQSLAGSNEGRCSGAASQDQCNADLSYALSMQLITSAAYSWGLANGYYPVVDRHNQIGAICKCGCFEANALILTESVNGASNKWIAAKDVKADTKLAALDETSRLSKPGMKSQSVKALTHGKELPALYVFSLSNGHDLKVTQNHGMLLSDGRVVEAKTLSAGAEFVGLDGSIVRVNTLSFERTKREVFNFEVNTPSKQGHIIAAEGVLVGDLAWQNQLSSELGAISIRR